In Aegilops tauschii subsp. strangulata cultivar AL8/78 chromosome 3, Aet v6.0, whole genome shotgun sequence, one genomic interval encodes:
- the LOC109774191 gene encoding exocyst complex component EXO70B2-like, whose product MDLATVPRPASEKVHLAVGDDAKQCWLTLRWALHFIPPQMLLVLVHIHRPTTPTVLGASVAASKLTEDHVRAHRISEKNVIEKNLKECLQMYKVQADILIIDKDDVVVGLGEVVKDQKVTTLVMGVKRRKHGWKSKTADALEKQADCLCNILYLHEGILVASRHQHTDRKIGMPSLVGCHFSGSNSNTTKSSSFFNSRSTADTFDMEHLDDPSLVMNSTYIYNDCRFNAIIGLKSFHTFRELVNQQILAEHSRDLYQAFNIKYCDIFSGCQLIGGFDSLIGVDPQDLGEAHWKYIKSWPAVLEYIVSVLKTLQMQLLKQNHRACNGFTHHELSEAAKEPIRRLLTVASIVSDHGVRKSPEKLFCVLNMYTALMDATPTLREVFCTESIAGDVEVVHGELKDSARGIVTELKGLIQTYNSPKVVHDGGILPISVYLMRYIRLLVKHKGSLDMIVGHDHTDGLLKVEGMSLTSRLVSGLITDLESVIDRQSRQFSCKGLQYIFLMNNIHFILQEVEQSDVHLTVKARFEKRRPSIKWYINSYLFASWGPFASTLRVAKNALPRKKARINFNFWYKAPPLTPLQSFVLSLNEACNEQMCWKVPSPALRDELRKRILKFVTRVYRGHLASQRQSAEQNVREFHLEWKTKIDELFEG is encoded by the exons ATGGATCTGGCAACTGTACCTCGACCTGCAAGTGAGAAGGTACACCTGGCAGTGGGGGATGATGCTAAGCAGTGTTGGCTTACTCTCCGATGGGCTTTGCACTTCATCCCACCACAGATGTTGTTAGTTCTTGTCCACATCCACAGGCCAACTACCCCAA CCGTATTGGGAGCTTCAGTGGCAGCAAGCAAGTTGACAGAAGATCATGTTCGTGCGCACAGGATAAGTGAGAAAAACGTGATTGAGAAGAACTTAAAGGAGTGCTTGCAAATGTATAAG GTCCAAGCAGATATACTCATAATTGACAAAGATGATGTGGTCGTTGGACTTGGGGAGGTAGTCAAAGACCAGAAGGTTACCACACTCGTTATGGGTGTTAAAAGAAG AAAACATGGCTGGAAGAGCAAGACAGCAGATGCTTTGGAAAAACAAGCCGACTGTTTGTGCAATATTCTGTATCTTCATGAGGGAATTCTCGTTGCCAGCAG GCATCAGCACACAGACAGAAAAATTGGCATGCCTTCTTTGGTAGGTTGCCACTTCTCAGGCAGTAATAGTAACACCACGAAATCCTCTTCTTTCTTCAACTCTCGAAGCACCGCCGACACCTTTGACATGGAGCATCTTGATGACCCTTCCCTAGTGATGAATTCAACCTATATATACAATGATTGTAGGTTCAACGCTATAATTggtctcaagtcatttcacactTTCAGGGAGCTAGTAAACCAGCAAATTTTAGCTGAGCACTCAAGGGACTTGTACCAGGCATTCAACATCAAATACTGTGACATCTTCAGTGGGTGCCAGTTAATTGGTGGCTTTGACTCACTCATTGGAGTAGATCCCCAAGATTTAGGGGAGGCACATTGGAAATACATCAAGAGCTGGCCTGCGGTGTTGGAGTATATTGTCAGTGTTCTCAAGACACTGCAGATGCAACTTCTCAAGCAAAATCATCGCGCATGCAATGGATTTACACATCATGAACTTTCAGAAGCAGCAAAAGAACCTATTAGGCGTCTGTTGACTGTTGCTTCAATTGTATCTGACCATGGGGTCAGGAAGTCGCCTGAGAAGCTATTCTGTGTATTGAACATGTACACTGCACTCATGGATGCTACCCCCACTCTCAGGGAAGTCTTCTGTACAGAATCTATCGCTGGGGATGTTGAGGTGGTTCATGGAGAACTGAAGGACTCTGCAAGGGGAATAGTTACAGAACTTAAAGGCTTGATTCAGACTTACAACTCACCGAAAGTAGTGCATGATGGAGGTATCCTGCCGATATCTGTGTACCTCATGAGATACATCAGGCTCCTAGTGAAGCATAAAGGTTCGCTTGATATGATTGTAGGTCATGATCACACTGATGGTCTACTGAAAGTTGAGGGAATGAGCTTGACAAGTCGTCTTGTATCTGGGCTCATCACTGATCTGGAATCTGTAATTGATAGACAATCCAGGCAATTTTCTTGTAAAGGACTCCAGTACATATTCTTGATGAACAACATACATTTCATACTTCAAGAAGTCGAGCAATCAGATGTTCATCTGACTGTAAAAGCCAGGTTTGAGAAACGCCGACCCTCCATCAAGTGGTACATAAATAGTTACCTATTTGCATCATGGGGACCATTTGCATCCACCTTGAGGGTTGCAAAAAACGCGCTTCCCAGGAAAAAGGCAAGGATAAACTTCAATTTCTGGTACAAAGCTCCGCCTTTGACTCCCTTGCAGAGTTTTGTCTTGTCTCTCAATGAAGCTTGCAATGAGCAGATGTGCTGGAAGGTACCCAGTCCAGCTCTTCGAGATGAGCTTCGCAAAAGGATCCTGAAGTTTGTTACTCGAGTCTACCGTGGACATTTGGCAAGTCAGAGACAGTCTGCAGAACAAAATGTGAGGGAATTTCACTTGGAGTGGAAAACCAAAATTGATGAATTGTTTGAAGGATGA
- the LOC109774180 gene encoding putative disease resistance protein RGA3, with product MAPSTAAGAAGAAAGWLVSPLLQCLGDRARSFAEDLARYLPGGSGDAPADLARLSGELLRLQMNAADVERARRRPSDPALVAWLHRLRDAAHDADDLLDNIHYGRLADSLAAPRHKLRRILDFSLSLCRRLFRSDEPLSRLPSVLENLVAASAAYAEIAHLVKLDAAASPRLGNEPAGNFSSAVPVDDTLFGRGRELAELMERLVGCSDPGPAQLGNQGVPVVAIVGDGGIGKTTLAQMAFNDVSIQAHFDLQMWVRVSSCMNLMQLTREILQAATKGKESKDYPGLVNFDSLQGLLRSAVEGKRFLLILDDVWDDSGRKIWENVDQWKELLSPLKNGEQDSRIVVTTRMKMVADMLGVRIPMMLAGLGTEEHWLLLKKHALGCEKSCEYLQLQEIGRKIALKLRGSPLAAKVIGGMLNVDRRARYWNSILETDIHGDVVTTLLSSYYHLPPHLQCCFAYCSIFPKNWKFEPKKLVRMWISQGFIQMENGRSMEDCGKEYFKQLLSRSFFQTVKQGNKRLYLMHDLIHDLAQMVSDGDCGRVEGDMSRNILPTIRHLSVSSNCLGKIKDQYDLKRLRTLIVFRDPLMPLSPIPDGFLAEIKNVRTLDFTGCDISKLPEEIDVLTHLRYIALPDTIKTISESVSRLLHLQTFDIPKKCQLDGFPEGMHQLTSLRYLGIESKYISTIRGIGSLVNLQGSVEFHVKKEKGRTLEELKDMKDLHGLLSIKNLENVQCKEEACEAQLANKQHVNILKFEWSVANLDFGPNIDAEVLNCLQPHPNLEELHIARYKGASSPRWLQLKTLSHLKCMYLANCRRWKWLPPLGQLPSLRVLHLKEMNSVAEIGPSFYGGLMAFQSLKDLEFDDMPNLVRWTGETGHSFFPSLQKLKISNCPKLDEVPLLPYTIKRVTVERSKVSHLKLSPHCSSRSSKFMLEISSASILSEGFLLHQQHLEATEVLNIRSCWGSVAAEKFKLLTSLRKLRLWQCDMDDARLNLCLQHLTVLASLEIIDCKNIMSFDLPVGSRYLTTLQHLCFENCQNLSSVATLESSIFLKSLIIERCPMVTAESLPSEMERMISLNKLSISHCPGFQSLPSSIPSSLEFLHLAGCDSRLTKGLLERQGPEWEKIAFISQITVH from the coding sequence ATGGCTCCATCGACCGCGGCCGGcgcggccggcgcggcggcggggtggctGGTGTCGCCGCTGCTGCAGTGCCTGGGCGACCGGGCCAGGTCCTTCGCGGAAGACCTCGCGCGATACCTCCCGGGAGGATCCGGGGACGCGCCCGCCGACCTCGCGCGCCTCTCTGgcgagctcctccgcctccagatGAACGCCGCCGACGTCGAGCgcgcccggcgccgcccctctGACCCCGCCCTCGTCGCCTGGCTCCACCGCCTCAGGGACGCGGCCCACGACGCCGACGACCTCCTCGACAACATCCACTACGGCCGCCTCGCCGACTCCCTCGCCGCCCCACGCCATAAGCTCCGCCGCATCCTCgacttctccctctccctctgccGCCGCCTGTTCCGCTCCGACGAGCCCCTCAGTCGGCTCCCCTCCGTCCTAGAGAATCTCGTCGCCGCCTCCGCGGCCTATGCTGAGATCGCGCACCTCGTCAAGCTGGACGCGGCCGCCTCTCCGCGGCTTGGTAACGAGCCGGCCGGGAACTTTAGCTCTGCCGTCCCGGTCGACGACACTCTCTTTGGCCGGGGCCGCGAGCTCGCCGAACTGATGGAAAGGTTAGTCGGGTGTAGTGACCCTGGCCCTGCTCAACTCGGGAACCAGGGCGTCCCGGTTGTTGCCATTGTTGGCGATGGTGGCATTGGCAAGACGACGCTGGCGCAGATGGCCTTCAATGATGTGAGCATCCAGGCTCACTTCGATCTCCAGATGTGGGTGCGCGTCTCGAGCTGTATGAATCTAATGCAGCTTACTAGGGAGATACTGCAGGCGGCTACAAAGGGGAAGGAGTCGAAGGACTATCCTGGGTTAGTCAATTTTGATTCTCTGCAAGGCTTGCTGCGTTCTGCCGTTGAAGGGAAGAGGTTCTTGCTCATCCTTGATGATGTTTGGGATGATAGTGGGAGGAAGATTTGGGAGAACGTGGACCAGTGGAAGGAGCTACTATCACCTCTGAAGAATGGTGAGCAAGATAGCAGAATAGTTGTGACTACACGCATGAAGATGGTGGCTGACATGCTAGGTGTAAGGATCCCAATGATGTTGGCTGGATTGGGTACCGAAGAGCATTGGTTGTTGCTCAAGAAGCACGCATTGGGTTGTGAGAAGAGTTGTGAATATCTGCAGTTGCAGGAGATTGGGAGAAAGATTGCTTTGAAGCTAAGAGGATCCCCTCTCGCAGCTAAAGTTATTGGCGGGATGCTTAATGTTGATCGAAGGGCAAGGTATTGGAACAGTATCTTGGAGACAGATATTCATGGTGATGTTGTCACCACACTTTTGTCAAGCTATTATCATCTTCCACCACACTTGCAGTGTTGCTTTGCATATTGCAGTATATTTCCGAAGAATTGGAAGTTTGAGCCTAAGAAACTTGTTAGGATGTGGATATCACAGGGTTTCATTCAGATGGAAAATGGCAGAAGCATGGAGGATTGTGGTAAAGAGTATTTCAAACAACTTTTGTCAAGGTCATTCTTTCAGACGGTCAAGCAAGGAAACAAAAGGCTGTATCTCATGCATGACTTGATTCATGACTTGGCACAAATGGTTTCTGATGGTGATTGTGGGAGGGTCGAAGGTGACATGTCCAGAAACATACTGCCAACCATCAGACACTTGTCAGTTTCAAGTAACTGTTTAGGAAAGATAAAAGACCAATATGATCTGAAGAGATTAAGGACACTGATTGTGTTTAGAGATCCTTTGATGCCCCTGAGTCCTATCCCAGATGGTTTTCTCGCTGAGATAAAGAATGTGCGCACGTTGGATTTTACCGGATGTGATATATCCAAGTTACCTGAAGAAATTGACGTACTAACTCATCTACGCTACATAGCACTTCCTGATACTATCAAGACCATATCTGAATCTGTGAGCAGATTATTGCATCTTCAGACTTTTGATATTCCGAAGAAGTGCCAGCTTGATGGATTTCCTGAGGGTATGCACCAGTTGACCAGCTTGCGATATCTTGGCATCGAGTCAAAATACATCTCAACAATAAGAGGTATTGGTAGTCTGGTTAACCTTCAAGGTTCTGTTGAGTTCCATGTTAAAAAGGAAAAGGGGCGAACCTTAGAAGAGTTGAAGGATATGAAggatcttcatgggcttcttagcATCAAGAATCTGGAAAATGTTCAATGCAAAGAGGAAGCTTGTGAAGCTCAATTGGCGAATAAGCAACACGTGaacattttaaaatttgaatGGAGTGTTGCCAATTTAGATTTTGGTCCCAACATAGACGCTGAAGTATTGAACTGCTTACAACCTCATCCTAATCTGGAAGAACTTCACATTGCAAGGTACAAAGGGGCATCATCGCCGAGGTGGTTGCAGCTGAAAACGTTGTCCCACCTGAAATGCATGTATCTAGCTAATTGCAGAAGGTGGAAGTGGCTTCCTCCTCTGGGGCAGCTTCCATCTCTGAGGGTGTTGCACCTGAAGGAAATGAATTCTGTTGCTGAAATTGGCCCTTCGTTCTATGGTGGCTTGATGGCATTTCAATCTCTAAAGGatcttgaatttgatgacatgcCGAATTTAGTTCGCTGGACAGGAGAAACTGGTCACTCATTTTTCCCTTCCCTGCAAAAGTTGAAGATTTCAAACTGTCCAAAGTTGGATGAAGTGCCCTTGCTTCCTTATACAATAAAAAGAGTGACGGTAGAACGAAGTAAAGTTTCACATCTCAAGTTGTCCCCTCATTGTTCATCTAGATCAAGCAAATTCATGTTGGAAATTTCTTCCGCAAGTATTCTGAGTGAAGGGTTCTTATTACATCAGCAACACCTTGAAGCTACTGAGGTTCTAAACATTAGGAGTTGTTGGGGATCAGTGGCTGCCGAAAAATTTAAGTTACTAACATCACTAAGAAAACTACGGTTATGGCAGTGCGACATGGATGATGCGAGGCTTAATTTGTGTTTGCAACACTTAACTGTTCTCGCTTCCTTAGAGATAATTGACTGCAAGAATATCATGTCATTTGACTTGCCAGTTGGTTCAAGGTATTTGACAACACTTCAACACTTGTGCTTTGAGAATTGCCAGAACCTTTCCTCCGTGGCTACCTTGGAAAGCTCCATTTTCCTGAAAAGTTTGATCATTGAGAGGTGTCCAATGGTCACAGCAGAGTCATTACCTTCTGAGATGGAGAGAATGATATCTCTTAATAAACTGAGTATATCACACTGCCCAGGGTTTCAGTCATTACCGAGCAGTATCCCGTCATCCTTGGAATTTCTTCATTTGGCTGGGTGCGACTCAAGGTTGACTAAAGGGTTACTTGAGAGGCAAGGTCCAGAGTGGGAGAAGATTGCCTTTATCTCCCAAATCACAGTACACTAA